In Candidatus Poribacteria bacterium, the DNA window GCTATACGCAAAGGAACTTCAATGTCAAAATTCGCCGCAACGCACCCCAAGGTAAAATTAAAAACCGAATTCCCAGATGTTTACAGTTCTCGGCGGTCCCGCGATCAGAATCATCGTGATGGCGTGCCACCGCAGACATGCGAAGCGCATCTTGCGAGTCCGGACGAACTCTCGGCTTATATTGATAAAGAATTGCCAACGTGGAAACGCCACCTCATCCGACGGCACCTCAAAAAGTGTAATACTTGTGCGTATCAGGTTCAAAGGTTGCAACAAATGGATGATTTCCTACACCGAGGCGGTGAGATCGAAGTCCCTGATGACTTCTTAAGCAGCGTAATGGTGCGCGTATCGGACGCAACGAAACACCAGAGACATCACGACTCACTTTGGTCCTATTTCACACGGTTCATTAGAACGCCACTTGGATGGGTGCGATGTAGTTCAACATTGACTCATAGGCTCCGCTACAGTATTCGGACGCGTAGTCCAGTTTACATATTTATCCTGACCTTCGCTGTTTTTACGATGGTCGGGGCGACGCTTTACCAATCCTCCAGTGATCGGTTTGGTCAATCAATGCACACACTGGAGCAGTTCCAGCAACTGGATGGTGAAAAATTAATTTCCTTTGAGGTGATTCAACATGAACCGCCGAAACCTTTACTAACAACCTACCTTCGTCAGCCGTCAGCTATCAGCGGTCGGCAGTCAGCAAGATAGCCGTCGGCGGTTAGCAATCGGAAACCAGAGCAAGCCCATGGCAGGTGAAAACGATAACAACCGTTCCAACGCCCACTGAAAGCCTATGGAAACCGATAGGCAATAAAAACATGCAATCTGTAACTCGTAGAGCGTTGCTCATCTCGTTGATATTTCACCTCTTTTTTTTCGTAACGACGTTTTACGTCGTGGTGCGGAACCAGAGGTTAGCGTCAGACAAGGCGAGTTTGGCGGCGGAGTTCATTTCTGTAGAAAACACTTCCCGACCAAGGATTCCACTGAAAAAGGTTTCGCAGCGTCTGCTCGCTTCTGAGCGCGATTTGATAAAGCCTCATGACAGCGCGGAGGAGTCGCTGCCGCCTCTCACATCGCCGGTTACAGTGAACACCGAAACGCCACGTCCTGCCTTAGGGCGCAGTTTGCGCGATGAAGTTAAAGCAGAAGACCCATCGACATCTTTAGATTTGTCAAGTAAAAACTGGAACGACATCAGTACGGCGACCCGTACACTTCAGGATGTTAAAGGAGATTTGTCGAAAACGGAAGCCGCAAGTCCAGCAGGAGATACGACCTTTGGCGCGAAACGCTCCAGTCCACCAAGAATTCAACGCGCGCCAGAGATTTCGACACTTAAGATAGTAGAAGAGAAGGGACTGTCCCCAGCGCAATTGGCAGAAATTAGCGAGAAGCGGAAGGCGTTACCACATGTTCCGTTTTCGACGCTTATGAAGACGCTCGCCCAAGAGATCGTCGAAACCAGTGAGGGCGGTCCAATTGACGTAGTTTTCGTCATTGATGTCAGCCGGAGTATGCGAGATAATATCAAATCCGTTGTAGAACACTTGAGCGAGATGGTGAATGTATATAAAGCCTCCAAGATAGATTATGCGCTCGGTGTGACGGAATTCTGGGCGAATAAGAACCGAAACAGGATCAGAGTTGTTCAATTAACAAAAAACTTCACTAACTACAAGCGGACCCTTCAAGCGATTGAGGTACATCAGGACGAAAACGCCCTGGATGCTGTGGTTCAAACTGTCAAAGAACTCCGATTTCGCCCTACATCCAAAAGGCATTTTATCCTTGTTACCGATGAGCCGCTCTCAAGTCGCGACGGATTAGAAGTGGATGATGCCATCGCATACTGTCGAGAATTCGGTATCTATGTGAATGTGCTTGGACTCCCTCTAATTGAACACCAGAGACTTGCTTCTGAAACCGGGGGCAAATGGCATGTCATTCCTGAAGAGCCACAACCGCAAACAGCACAACGCCTCAAAGCCCCGACGCACCCGCGAAACAGGGCAGTGTCGCTACGCCAAGCACGATGGACAGATGTTACAAAAATTGGG includes these proteins:
- a CDS encoding VWA domain-containing protein, whose translation is MKTITTVPTPTESLWKPIGNKNMQSVTRRALLISLIFHLFFFVTTFYVVVRNQRLASDKASLAAEFISVENTSRPRIPLKKVSQRLLASERDLIKPHDSAEESLPPLTSPVTVNTETPRPALGRSLRDEVKAEDPSTSLDLSSKNWNDISTATRTLQDVKGDLSKTEAASPAGDTTFGAKRSSPPRIQRAPEISTLKIVEEKGLSPAQLAEISEKRKALPHVPFSTLMKTLAQEIVETSEGGPIDVVFVIDVSRSMRDNIKSVVEHLSEMVNVYKASKIDYALGVTEFWANKNRNRIRVVQLTKNFTNYKRTLQAIEVHQDENALDAVVQTVKELRFRPTSKRHFILVTDEPLSSRDGLEVDDAIAYCREFGIYVNVLGLPLIEHQRLASETGGKWHVIPEEPQPQTAQRLKAPTHPRNRAVSLRQARWTDVTKIGDAALQLSGNTPIDIVLFIDSSKSMGEKLPHFLKQLDLLVRDLDNALIDYQMGVVRFRSRASVNIVNVFNPPQTLKQVRKIVELPCQDDEMLLDAVAEGLRRLKLRPKAQPYFILITDEPAEGEYSALAIIQMLQQKHVLVSVVGTYDDFQQQVAIQTGGVWVPIPKGHTTNNSYW